TCCCGGTTTTTTCCTGACCGAGCAAAATGCAGGTGGGGCGGGTGTAATCGATGTCACGGAAGTCTACTGCACTGGCCGAGAGGTTCGTGGCGAGAATTTGCATTCCCTCGGTTTTCAGGTGGGTCACGGCTTCCTGAATGGTGCGATGGGTTTTTACCTGCACCCAGCTATTACTGCCTGCTGCTGTCGATACCAGCGTTCTCATGCGGTGAGTCGGCCAGACGGCATGCACCTGATGCACTCCCACTGCATCCGCCGTGCGGATCACGGCGGAAATATTGTGTGGTTTGTGCACCTGTTCCATACACACCGTCAGATCAGGCTGGCGGTTATTGAGCATCTCACGGATGCGTGCATAACGTTCTGGGCTCATAACAGGCTAATTTCGGTTACGGTTAACTTTTATTACGTCCGGCATGACTCGGATTTTGCGCATAATATTCGCCAGATGAATGCGATCGCGCGCAGTCAGGCGGATGAAGGCGCTGTATACCCTGCCATCACGCTCTTCGGTGTTAATACTCTGAATATTGGAGTTAGACGCACTGATGGCTGCCGTCAGGTTCGCCAGCGCACCCTGATGGTTGAACATATCGACCTTGATTTCAGTCATAAATTCCTGCTCAGTCACCTTATCCCACTCGACCGCCATGAATTTTTCCGGCTCTTTCTGGTAGCCTCGGATATTGCGGCAGGATTCGTGATGAATCACCAACCCTTTACCGGGGCTGACATGGGCGATAATCGGGTCGCCTGGGATCGGGCGGCAGCACTTGGCGAAGGTAATCAGTACGCCGTCTGCGCCTTTGATAGGCAGCTT
This sequence is a window from Dickeya aquatica. Protein-coding genes within it:
- the trmH gene encoding tRNA (guanosine(18)-2'-O)-methyltransferase TrmH; translated protein: MSPERYARIREMLNNRQPDLTVCMEQVHKPHNISAVIRTADAVGVHQVHAVWPTHRMRTLVSTAAGSNSWVQVKTHRTIQEAVTHLKTEGMQILATNLSASAVDFRDIDYTRPTCILLGQEKTGISDDALALADQDIIIPMTGMVQSLNVSVASALILYEAQRQRQIAGMYQRNNSPLDEEEQQRLLFEGGYPVLARVAKRKGLPRPLIDTTGQVIAEAQWWATMQAAEPQPATEQ